The genomic stretch AAGATACCTGCCGCTAACCATGCTTCTTGTTTTCGTTCTGAACTGATTCTTGAAGGCATTATTTTATAAGCCAGTAAACCTACGATTGACAAGATCAAACCACCTGCTAGTAAGTGTGGAAGCCGTACCGCAAATTCGTTTAAGCCAAATACCGAAATACCTGCCGCGCTCATCCAAGTAAATAGTGGTGGCTTACCCCAAAAGGGTACGTTGTAATCGAACATTGGTGTGATCCAATTCCCCGTTTCAGCCATGATCCTCGCCATTTCACCATACCGAGCTTCGGTCGTGTCCATAAGCGGGAAGAACCCAAGGGTAAATAACCTGATCGCGATTGCGGTAACGACGAGCGTGATTGCTATTTTCGTTAAAGATAGCTGGTTTACTGCTTTAGACATGTGACGACTAACCTTGTTTATAATTTGGGTTATGTGTTTGATAGGTACTTTGATGAATGCTTTGATTATCATGTGATTCGAAGCGTACGCTTGGTTCTGTACAGCTTTCATTCATGACTATAAAGTTAGGGCGTTGTTTTGATTCAATAAACAAACGGCCGACATATTCCCCCATTAAGCCAATAGATAAAAGTTGTATACCGCCAAGTAAGAGCATGACGGTCATTAATGATGGATATCCAGCAACAGGATCACCCCAGAACAGCGTTTTACTAACCAGGAATATAGCCATCATTAACGATACTACAGAGGTCACTACACCCGCGGCTGTTGCGATGCGCAATGGTCGAATGCTAAAGGACGTGATCCCCTCAAAGGCAAGGTGGATCAGTTTTGTATAATTCCATTTAGTGGTACCTGCTTGACGGGCATCGCGATCAAATTGTAGTGTACAAGTATTAAACCCAGGCCATGAAAGTAAGCCTTTCATAAAGCGATTTCGTTCTGGTAATGCGTTAATAACGTCAATGACTTTACGATCTAACAATCTAAAGTCACCGACATTACGTGGCATGTCAATATCAGCTAAACGATTGATTAATTTATAAAATAGATGAGCTGTTGAACGTTTCAACCAATTTTCACCATGACGTTGTTTGCGTTGCATGTTGACGACATCATAACCATTTTCCCATTTATGGATCATTTGTGGGATTAGCTCGGGCGGATCTTGTAGATCCGCATCAAGTAAAACGACTGCACGGCCTGTTGTATTGACTAAACCTGCTGTCATTGCCGCTTCTTTACCGAAATTACGACTCAGCTTAATACAGCGTACAACATGCTTTTGTGCAGTGAAGTTGATGACTTGATCCCATGATCTGTCGTTGCTACCGTCATCCACGTAAATGATTTCACATGGCTCTGATAAAGTATCCAGTACCGCGGTAATGCGTAGGTGACAGTCGGTTAGTACTTCATCTTCATTAAAAAATGGGATGACGATAGATAATAGAGGTGTCTCTTTGGTTTTAAGGACATCTCGATGCTCTGTAATCGATGT from Moritella marina ATCC 15381 encodes the following:
- a CDS encoding glycosyltransferase family 2 protein, which translates into the protein MPASITSITEHRDVLKTKETPLLSIVIPFFNEDEVLTDCHLRITAVLDTLSEPCEIIYVDDGSNDRSWDQVINFTAQKHVVRCIKLSRNFGKEAAMTAGLVNTTGRAVVLLDADLQDPPELIPQMIHKWENGYDVVNMQRKQRHGENWLKRSTAHLFYKLINRLADIDMPRNVGDFRLLDRKVIDVINALPERNRFMKGLLSWPGFNTCTLQFDRDARQAGTTKWNYTKLIHLAFEGITSFSIRPLRIATAAGVVTSVVSLMMAIFLVSKTLFWGDPVAGYPSLMTVMLLLGGIQLLSIGLMGEYVGRLFIESKQRPNFIVMNESCTEPSVRFESHDNQSIHQSTYQTHNPNYKQG